Proteins from a genomic interval of Rubinisphaera italica:
- a CDS encoding TVP38/TMEM64 family protein — protein MKVRNNMAEKNRSSKSLWKKLGLITGIVIAAAVGYSQFGEALTLENLAAQEAELKAFQQKHPLMVYGVAFAIYVAVTGLSLPGATVLTLTCGWFFGLPRGFVLVSFASTTGATVAFLVSRYLLREPIQNRFGERLKTFNQSLEREGAFYLFMLRLIPAVPFFVINVVMGLTPIRARTFWWVSQLGMLPGTAVYVYAGASVPELATLAEQGVSGILSPQLMVAFVLLGVMPLLLRKLVRWIRPNSTLRIVQDDNDSIEIDRDTKCAASEVENTDSHQIQGTS, from the coding sequence ATGAAAGTTCGAAATAACATGGCTGAAAAGAATCGGTCTTCTAAGAGTCTGTGGAAGAAGCTGGGGCTGATAACAGGGATCGTTATTGCCGCTGCTGTCGGCTATTCCCAGTTTGGTGAAGCTCTCACGCTGGAAAATCTGGCGGCTCAAGAAGCTGAGTTGAAGGCCTTTCAACAAAAGCATCCTCTCATGGTTTATGGAGTCGCCTTCGCGATTTACGTCGCGGTAACCGGGTTGTCGCTACCTGGTGCAACTGTGTTGACGTTGACTTGCGGTTGGTTCTTCGGACTTCCACGCGGTTTTGTGTTGGTCAGCTTTGCCTCGACAACCGGGGCTACGGTCGCCTTTCTGGTGAGCCGATATCTTCTTCGGGAGCCAATCCAGAATCGATTTGGCGAGAGGTTAAAAACCTTCAATCAATCCCTGGAACGCGAAGGAGCCTTTTATCTGTTTATGCTCCGACTGATTCCTGCAGTCCCGTTTTTTGTCATCAATGTCGTAATGGGACTGACGCCAATACGAGCCAGGACATTCTGGTGGGTGAGCCAACTGGGGATGCTCCCGGGGACGGCTGTGTATGTTTACGCCGGAGCCAGTGTCCCGGAACTGGCAACACTGGCTGAGCAAGGAGTGAGTGGAATTCTGTCTCCGCAACTGATGGTGGCGTTTGTGTTGTTAGGGGTGATGCCCCTGTTGTTGCGTAAACTCGTCAGATGGATTCGTCCCAACTCGACTCTCAGAATTGTTCAGGATGACAACGATTCCATCGAGATCGACCGCGATACGAAATGCGCTGCGTCTGAAGTCGAGAATACGGATTCCCATCAGATACAAGGAACGTCATGA
- the arsS gene encoding arsenosugar biosynthesis radical SAM (seleno)protein ArsS (Some members of this family are selenoproteins.) encodes MVNLTLVREGHRLASPEYQRKLLESSNELPRFQETLTSLGTHALTASGIETLQVNVGRVCNQTCSHCHVDAGPDRKENMSAEVAEACLEFLSRANVNTLDITGGAPEMNPSFRRLVTQAHKLGRKVIDRCNLTILQAPGYEDLAEFLAEHQVEVVASLPCYLEENVNKQRGDRVFQRSIAALKKLNTLGYGVPDSGLSLSLVYNPLGPSLPPDQQRLEADYRRELRTRYGIEFTQLFTITNMPISRFLAELLQQEQYETYMQTMIEAFNPATIEGLMCRTMLSVDWLGNLYDCDFNQMLDLELLSGRLNIMNLDDESLLKLLNRKIVTGRHCFGCTAGCGSSCQGSLAHTDESSK; translated from the coding sequence ATGGTGAATTTAACATTGGTACGAGAAGGCCATCGGCTGGCCAGTCCAGAATATCAGCGAAAACTACTCGAAAGTTCAAATGAGTTGCCAAGGTTTCAGGAAACCCTGACCAGCTTGGGCACTCATGCACTTACAGCCAGCGGAATTGAAACATTGCAGGTGAATGTCGGGCGCGTCTGCAATCAGACGTGCTCACATTGTCATGTGGATGCCGGGCCGGATCGCAAGGAGAATATGTCTGCAGAAGTGGCAGAGGCTTGCCTGGAGTTTCTGTCGCGAGCGAATGTCAACACATTGGACATCACCGGAGGTGCTCCTGAGATGAATCCCAGCTTTCGCCGGCTTGTCACTCAGGCTCATAAGTTGGGCAGGAAAGTCATTGACCGCTGCAATTTGACAATTCTGCAGGCTCCTGGATATGAGGATCTGGCAGAATTCCTGGCGGAACATCAGGTCGAAGTTGTGGCCTCGCTACCGTGTTATCTTGAGGAAAATGTCAATAAGCAACGTGGAGATCGAGTGTTTCAGCGATCGATCGCAGCGTTGAAGAAACTCAATACACTGGGATATGGCGTTCCCGATTCCGGGTTATCGTTGTCATTGGTCTATAATCCCCTGGGTCCTTCTTTGCCTCCGGATCAACAGCGTCTTGAGGCTGATTATCGACGAGAGTTACGAACACGATATGGAATTGAATTCACGCAGCTTTTTACGATTACCAACATGCCGATCAGTCGGTTTCTCGCCGAGCTATTGCAGCAGGAGCAATATGAGACCTACATGCAAACGATGATCGAAGCGTTCAATCCCGCGACAATCGAAGGCTTAATGTGCCGCACAATGCTCTCGGTTGACTGGCTGGGAAATCTCTACGACTGCGACTTCAACCAGATGCTCGATCTCGAACTTTTATCAGGCCGGCTCAACATCATGAATCTGGATGATGAGTCTCTGCTGAAACTTCTGAACAGAAAAATTGTGACTGGCCGACACTGTTTCGGATGCACGGCCGGGTGTGGTTCCAGCTGTCAGGGAAGTCTTGCACACACAGATGAAAGTTCGAAATAA
- a CDS encoding carbon storage regulator yields the protein MLVLARKSGESLMIDEVTETRVLEIRGDRVRLGIRAPWNVNIRRTELQFSISMEKDSLLGSSMEPLNTK from the coding sequence ATGTTAGTTTTAGCACGCAAGTCTGGAGAATCTCTCATGATTGATGAAGTGACAGAGACACGAGTTCTGGAGATCCGCGGTGACCGTGTTCGTCTGGGAATCAGGGCTCCATGGAATGTCAATATCCGCCGCACGGAATTGCAGTTTTCGATTTCTATGGAAAAAGATTCGTTACTTGGATCTTCTATGGAACCTTTGAATACGAAATAG